DNA from Arthrobacter sp. PvP023:
GTGGAAACCGATTGGCGTCGCCTGATAGAGCGGGACGACATCGACCTCATCGACATCTGCACCCCAGGCAACACGCACGCCGAGATCGCTATCGCAGCGCTCGAAGCAGGCAAGCATGTCCTGTGCGAAAAGCCATTGGCCAACTCCGTGGAAGAAGCGGAAAAGATGACCGCCGTGGCACAAGCTGCGGCTGAGCGCGGTGTGCTGTCCATGTGCGGCTTCAGCTACCGCCGCACCCCTGCGCTGGCCCTCGCCAAGCGGATGGTGGATGACGGTCGCTTGGGGGAGATCAGGCACGTCCGTGCCCAGTACCTGCAGGACTGGCTCAGCGACGCCGACGCGCCGCTGACATGGCGACTGGATAAGTCCAAGTCCGGATCCGGATCCCTGGGAGACATCGGCGCCCACAGCATCGACGCTGCCCAATGGATCACCGGGCTCAACATCACCGGCGTCTCCGCGCTGCTGGAGACGTTCGTGAAGGAACGCCCGGTGGGCGGCGACTTTGTGGGGCTGGGCGGCCACGGCGGTTCCGATGGACCCCGCGGTCCAGTAACCGTTGACGACGCCGCGCTGTTCACTGCACGTTTTGAGGCAAGGCACGACGACGGCGCTGACGCCGGCTCAGTGCCCGGGAGCCCTGCCGGCCCCATCGGCATCTTCGAAGCCACCCGTTTTGCCCTGGGGCGCAAGAACGCGATGCGCCTGGAGCTGAACGGCACCAAAGGATCCATCGCTTTCGACTTCGAGGACATGAACTCCCTGCAGTTCTACGAATCCGCGTTGGAGCCGGACGCCGGATTTCGGAAGATCATGGTCACCGAACCCTCCCACCCGTACACCGCCAACTGGTGGCCCACCGGGCATGGCCTCGGTTACGAGCACGGATTCACCCACCAAGTGGTGGACCTTGTTACTGCCATCGGCGCAGGCGAGCAGCCCTCGCCGTCGTTCGCTGATGCCTTGCAGGTGCAAAAGGTGCTGGCCGCCGTCGAGGCGAGCGCGGACAATTCAAGCCGTTGGCAGAACGTCGACAAGGAGCCATCATGACCCGACCCATCACGCTCTTCACCGGACAATGGGCTGACCTGCCCTTCGAAGAAGTGGCACGGCTGGCTGGCGAGTGGGGCTTTGACGGCTTGGAGATCGCCTGTTGGGGCGATCACCTGGACCCGCAGCGCGTTGTGGAGGATGACGCCTACTTGCAGGCCAAACTGGATGTCCTGGACAAGCATCACCTCAGCGTCCATGCCATTGCCAACCACCTCACCGGTCAGGCCGTGTGCGATGATCCCATCGATGAGCGCCACAGGGACATCCTGGCTCCTGCGGTGTGGGGCGATGGTGAGCCGGAAGGGGTGCGGCAGCGGGCGGCCGAGGCGATGAAGACGACGGCCCGCGCCGCC
Protein-coding regions in this window:
- a CDS encoding Gfo/Idh/MocA family protein; its protein translation is MTRVKPLRVGMVGYAFMGAAHSHAWRTAPRFFDLPLAPELTAVAGRNEVSVRAAAGKYGWDSVETDWRRLIERDDIDLIDICTPGNTHAEIAIAALEAGKHVLCEKPLANSVEEAEKMTAVAQAAAERGVLSMCGFSYRRTPALALAKRMVDDGRLGEIRHVRAQYLQDWLSDADAPLTWRLDKSKSGSGSLGDIGAHSIDAAQWITGLNITGVSALLETFVKERPVGGDFVGLGGHGGSDGPRGPVTVDDAALFTARFEARHDDGADAGSVPGSPAGPIGIFEATRFALGRKNAMRLELNGTKGSIAFDFEDMNSLQFYESALEPDAGFRKIMVTEPSHPYTANWWPTGHGLGYEHGFTHQVVDLVTAIGAGEQPSPSFADALQVQKVLAAVEASADNSSRWQNVDKEPS